Proteins from a single region of Corylus avellana chromosome ca11, CavTom2PMs-1.0:
- the LOC132166393 gene encoding probable WRKY transcription factor 51 isoform X1, translating into MDFPENPNLNPNCMHLADGDPLSLDFELSEYLMLDDSTSQSLASSEKTYHVVDAGCGGSTGATSRNNNISCRNGVMMKNKMDIGHRVAFRTKSQLEIMDDGFKWRKYGKKAVKNSPNPRNYYKCSSGGCNVKKRVERDREDPSYVITTYEGVHNHESPCVVYYNQTPLMVPTGWTLQASSLSSSSS; encoded by the exons atGGACTTCCCGGAAAACCCTAATCTGAACCCTAATTGCATGCACCTCGCCGACGGCGACCCTTTGTCGCTGGATTTTGAACTCTCCGAGTATCTGATGCTCGACGATTCAACCTCCCAAAGCCTCGCCTCGTCGGAGAAGACTTATCACGTCGTGGATGCCGGCTGCGGTGGATCCACTGGTGCAACATCTAGAAATAATAACAT AAGCTGCAGAAATGGGGTCATGATGAAAAATAAGATGGATATTGGTCATAGGGTTGCATTTAGGACGAAGTCGCAGCTGGAGATCATGGATGATGGATTCAAGTGGAGGAAGTACGGAAAGAAGGCTGTCAAGAACAGCCCAAACCCAag GAATTACTATAAATGCTCAAGCGGAGGATGTAACGTGAAGAAGAGGGTGGAGAGGGACAGAGAGGACCCAAGCTACGTGATAACGACATACGAGGGAGTGCACAACCATGAAAGCCCTTGTGTTGTCTACTATAACCAGACACCTCTTATGGTTCCCACCGGTTGGACTCTTCAAGCTTcctccctctcttcttcttcttcatga
- the LOC132166393 gene encoding probable WRKY transcription factor 51 isoform X2, translating into MDFPENPNLNPNCMHLADGDPLSLDFELSEYLMLDDSTSQSLASSEKTYHVVDAGCGGSTGATSRNNNINGVMMKNKMDIGHRVAFRTKSQLEIMDDGFKWRKYGKKAVKNSPNPRNYYKCSSGGCNVKKRVERDREDPSYVITTYEGVHNHESPCVVYYNQTPLMVPTGWTLQASSLSSSSS; encoded by the exons atGGACTTCCCGGAAAACCCTAATCTGAACCCTAATTGCATGCACCTCGCCGACGGCGACCCTTTGTCGCTGGATTTTGAACTCTCCGAGTATCTGATGCTCGACGATTCAACCTCCCAAAGCCTCGCCTCGTCGGAGAAGACTTATCACGTCGTGGATGCCGGCTGCGGTGGATCCACTGGTGCAACATCTAGAAATAATAACAT AAATGGGGTCATGATGAAAAATAAGATGGATATTGGTCATAGGGTTGCATTTAGGACGAAGTCGCAGCTGGAGATCATGGATGATGGATTCAAGTGGAGGAAGTACGGAAAGAAGGCTGTCAAGAACAGCCCAAACCCAag GAATTACTATAAATGCTCAAGCGGAGGATGTAACGTGAAGAAGAGGGTGGAGAGGGACAGAGAGGACCCAAGCTACGTGATAACGACATACGAGGGAGTGCACAACCATGAAAGCCCTTGTGTTGTCTACTATAACCAGACACCTCTTATGGTTCCCACCGGTTGGACTCTTCAAGCTTcctccctctcttcttcttcttcatga